Within Flavobacteriales bacterium, the genomic segment CGACCACGCGTCGGTCCGTTGTGAACCGTACACTCTCCATGGAGAGCTCCTCGAGTTTTACCCAATAAAATGTTTGAGAGCGACCGGGTTCATCGCTGTTCTCGAGCCCATCGAGCCGTTCAAGCGAACTGGTGTTCAAGGGTGTTACCTTGTAATAGATGCTGATGACTTGATCGGTCTCTTTAAAGGCCGACTGCACAAAAAAATCGGTGGTATAAAAATGCTCGGCCGACGCCAATTCGAGCTCCAACTCTTCCATCAACTCCCGTTTGATCGCATCCATAGGACCTTCGCCCCACTCGAGTCCACCACCGGGAAACTTGGTAAAGTGATGTCCTTGGTAGCGCTCTTCGGAAATGAGCAATCCTTTTTCGGGATGCATAATAAGTCCGTAAACGCGAATGTTGAATCTTCTACTGTTCATGATCCGGGTTTGGTTGCTCTGAGCATTTCTCTTTTTCCCGGAGGGCCTTGAAGCCTCTCCACTTCGAATCCGACCCGCTGCATGGTCCGTCGCACTTCGCCTTTGGCGCAATAGGTCACCAAAATACCGCCCGGCTTGCACGCGTCGAACACGGTTTCGAACACCTCATCGGTCCACATATTGGGCTGATGACGCGGCCCGAAGGCATCGAAATATACGACATCGAACCGGCTAACCTCATTGAAATCCTGCACTTTTTGTGCTCTTTTGGTCATCTGAAATTCGGAACCTACTCGGAACGATTCGCCCCAGGGTCCGCGATGCAGCCTCGACCAAGAATCCAACGCACCGCTCCAATCGAGTTGATCCGGGTAATTGAGCCCACTCCACTCCTGCTCGCTCAAAGGGTATGCCTCTAACCCGGTATAATCGATCGCCACCAGCTCCTTTTCGGCCCATTCGAGCGTAAGCAGGGCGTTAAGCCCCGTACCAAAACCGATTTCGAGAATACTAAGCGCCTCAACGGCGCGATGCATATGTTCGAGACCCATTTC encodes:
- the mnmD gene encoding tRNA (5-methylaminomethyl-2-thiouridine)(34)-methyltransferase MnmD, with translation MKRRVVKTSDGSHTLEINEGAEHYHSTHGAIQESRHVFVEMGLEHMHRAVEALSILEIGFGTGLNALLTLEWAEKELVAIDYTGLEAYPLSEQEWSGLNYPDQLDWSGALDSWSRLHRGPWGESFRVGSEFQMTKRAQKVQDFNEVSRFDVVYFDAFGPRHQPNMWTDEVFETVFDACKPGGILVTYCAKGEVRRTMQRVGFEVERLQGPPGKREMLRATKPGS
- a CDS encoding NUDIX domain-containing protein, with translation MNSRRFNIRVYGLIMHPEKGLLISEERYQGHHFTKFPGGGLEWGEGPMDAIKRELMEELELELASAEHFYTTDFFVQSAFKETDQVISIYYKVTPLNTSSLERLDGLENSDEPGRSQTFYWVKLEELSMESVRFTTDRRVVDLIMRSGF